TTAATGGGATTAATGGCAGCCGGTGAAATTGATTCCGCGGCGGTAAGACGTGGTATCCACTTTTTAATCGAAGCGCAAAATGAAGATGGAAACTGGGACGAAGAACCATTTACTGGAACCGGTTTTCCCAAAGTGTTCTATCTCAAGTATCACCTCTACCGTACTTACTTTCCTTTGATGGCGCTGGCTCGATTCGAGCGTTTACGACGCTGATTTCTCTCTACAGTCTCTGCCTTTTTTTAGTAGTGTTTTTTCTTATGCACAGAACGTCACGTTCGTTTAAAAAACGAAACATTCACAAATTTTTAATAAAAAAACACCCTATAAAAAAGGGTTAAAAGGCAACTTACTACACACAACCGCACTACGAAAAAAATATTTTTAGTTTTTTTTAAACTAAGTTTATTCCGTTCTTGTTTCCTCTTCATGACAGGTGTAATTTCTGGCCTGCTCAAACTTACTCTTGATTCTAAAGAGTAGCTGTAAACTTTTTCGCAGGCACCCTCTAAACCCATAGTTTCACTGGAGTCTTAAATGAAGAGATGTACTGGAACCTCTAAGCGCGGGTTCACGCTAATCGAACTACTTGTTGTGATTGCAATCATTGCGATTCTGATTGCATTACTTCTCCCGGCAGTGCAGCAGGCTAGAGAAGCAGCCCGCCGTTCTACCTGTAAAAACAATTTGAAACAAATCGGACTGGCAATTCACAACTATGCCGAAACGCATCGTGTATTTCCTTTGGGTTATGTAAGAAACGCTTCTGCTACTGAAGATTTTAGCTGGGCTTGGTCTACCTTTCTCTTACCATTCATGGATCAGGCATCATTGTACAACGCGATCTCACCAAATGGCCAAGCTCAACTGCCACTAGCGACTGACACTTTAGGTGGAGTAGTCAACGCATTACAGACGTCAATTCCAGTATATCGTTGCCCTTCGTCTGTCGCACCTGCGATCAATACGGAAAGAACAGACAATGTACCCGCTGGCTATGGTACAACAAATTATCCTGGAGTTTCCGGCCATACTTCAAGCATTGCTCCTAACACAACTTATACAAACAAAGGAACATTCTACCAACGTAGTGCTCTTCGTTTCCGTGATTTCACAGATGGTGCTTCGAATACTATGCTGGTCGGTGAACGTGCATTTCGAAATAGTGCACCAGCAACTCAACAACCTGCCGCTGCCATCTGGGCAGGAGGTCGTTATAATCGAATTGGTCCTAGTGGGATCATTTCCCCTTTAAGTGACCTAAAAGAGGATGCAACTGGTGATGTCTCAGACTCTACACGCATCAACCAACAAAATGCTGCTGCTCATCGTGGTTTTGGTAGCCAGCACGTTGGTGGTTGTCACTTCCTATTGGGAGACGGTACTGTTCGCTTCATAAGTGAAAATATTGACGCTAGTGACTTTGACACAGCAGTAGGAGCGATTTCCCTAGGAACCTATCAGAGACTAGCCATTGTTAATGATGGTCAAACTCTAGGTGAATTCTAATTAAGTACCTTACTTGAACTTTGTTCCTGCTAATATTTAGTATCTGAACAAAAATCACAAACAGGCAGAATCTCAACACGCAACCCGTTGAGATTTCTGCCTGTTTTGTTTTGATCTTAGCGTGAAATACAAGCTGTCAGTGTAATCCAAATCCCTCCCGATAAAACTCTTCTTGCACACATCAAGGATATCAGATATGGTTCCCTGTTGGCTCACACTCATGATCTACAGCAAGCGTCCTTAAAATTGAGTCAAAATGAATTCTTCAGTGCCTTTGGATTAGATTTGATTACTATCCTTACACTGAAGAATACTGATTTCAATGTACGCGAATGAATTTCGCCGATTGAACGTTCCCATGGAAGGGCGCATATGCAAAGAGTGCAGAGTTTACGATTCTGGATTGATTACACCATTCCACTTCTGCACCAGCTTTCTACTTACAAACTCCGCTCCCTCTGTCAGCTTCTGTTATCGCTTTGTTTGATCGTCACTTACACTACAATCCCTGAATCATCATACGCCTCAGAGATTGAGAGTTGCGAACAATTATTACTTTCCGGCCAATATGAAAAATGCATCGCAACCGCCGAAACTGCCATCAATCAAAAAACATACGGCTCCGAATGGCCTGCACTCAAAGCACAAGCTGAGCTAGCCGTTGGACAATACGTTGAAGCCAGACAAACAATCGGTGCCGGCCTCAAACGCTATTCCTGGAGCCTGCCACTCAGATTGTTGGCTTATAAAATCTATCTGTTGAATAATCAACGCGATGAAGCCTTCGTGTTCTTAAACAGCATTCATGAACTCGCCAACCGTTCTGCCTGGCGTTATACCGACGCCGATAGCCTGGTCGCATTGGGACAAGCTTCATTATTAAAACATTTTGATCCGGGAGAAGTGCTTGAATCATTTTACGATCGTGCGATCAAAGAATATCCGACTCATCGAAATGCGTATCTGGCCATTGGGAGCCTGGCATTAGCTAAGAACGACTTTGTTTTGGCACAAGAAACATTTCAAACGGCATTGAAACACATTCCCAATGATGCCGACCTTCTATTTGGTCTGGCGATGTCAATGCAACGTTCGAATCCGGAACGTTCACAAAAACTACTCATTCAGGTACTCAACTCAAACCCCAAGCATATCCCCACACAGCTACATCAAGTTTCCCAGTTGATTCACTCCGAACAATACGATGACGCTAAAAAGCAACTGGATCAAATTTTGTTAATCAACCGACATCTGGCAGAGGCCTGGTCCTACCTGGCAGTCATCGCTCATCTGGAAAATCAACCTGATGCTGAAACCGCTTATTACTGGCAGGCATTAAGTCATCACGATCAAAATCCCGAAGTCGACTATCTCATTGGAAAAAAGCTATCTGAACACTATCGGTTTCAAGAAGGAGCCGCATATCAACAGCAGGCTCTAGAGAAGGATTCGAATTTCCTTCCCGCTCGGATTCAATTAGCACAGGATGAACTTCGTTTGGGACGCGAAGTCAGCGGCTGGGAGCACGCACTGCAAGCCCATCATCAAGATGGGTACGATACAACGACGTTCAACCTGCTGGAACTGAAAGACCAATTGGCAAAATTCAAAACGCTGGAAGATGATTATTTTGTCATCCGTATGGAATCGAAAGAAGCAGACGTCTACGGCCAGGAGGTCATCAAACTCTTACACGAAGCGCGAGAAGTACTCTGCCAAAAATATGATTTCAAACTCAAAGATAAAATCACTGTCGAAATCTTTCCCGATCCCGACGATTTTGCCGTACGTACATTTGGAATGCCTGCCGTCTCCGGCTATCTGGGTGTCTGCTTCGGAAAAGTGATCACGGCGAACAGCCCTGCGTCTCAATCAGAGAACCCCACCAACTGGCAGTCTGTCTTATGGCATGAATTCTGTCACGTTGTTACATTAGAACTTACAAAAAACAAAATGCCACGTTGGATCAGTGAAGGCATTTCTGTTTATGAAGAACGGCAAAAAAATCCCCGTTGGGGTGAGACTATGATTCCTGAATACCGGGAGATGATTCTGAAAGGGGAAGCCACACCGATTAGTGAATTAAGCAGTGCGTTTCTTAATCCCAAAAGCGGCATGCACATTCAATTCGCATATTATCAATCTTCGATTGTCGTTGAATATCTGATCGAACAGTTCGGGTTTGAAGCTTTAAAACAAATTTTAAATGATCTACGTGTTGGAATTCCCATTAATGTCGCCATTGAACGACGTACAAAGACTCTGGGAGAGCTGGAACAGGAATTCGCGATCTACATAAACGAGAAGGCCCGGAATTTTGGGCCTTCTATCGATTGGTCAGAACAGAATTTGACCGCTCTGATGAGTGATGATACACAGCGATTTGAGGAATGGATTCGAGAACACCCCCATCACTTCAAAGGCCTCATGGCATATGCTCAGGTTCTTGAAGAAGAGAACCGGCTCAAAGAACTTGAAGTGGTATTGAAGAAACTGATTCAACTCTATCCTCACTATACAGGATCAGATAATGCCAGTGAGAAATTAGCAAACCTCTTTAGACAACAAAAGCGTTTTGATCAGGAACAGAAAATACTTGAGCAATACGCGGAAATTGATCCCAATGCCCTGAATGTCTTTCATCGACTCACTGAACTCTATCAGAAGTCACAAAACTGGCCCGCAGTTTACAAAACGGCCCAACAGGCACACGCAATTAACCCACTCTACCAAGAAACTCAACAGGCACTTGCTAAAGCCTGTATCGAACTGAAACGACAGCAGGAAGCAATCAACGCTTATCGCGCCATTTTGGTGCTGAATCCGCACAATAAAGCAGAAGCTCATTATCAACTTGCCCGTTTACTGAAACAAAATGATTTCCAACTGGCAAAACGACACACACTCATTGCGCTCGAAGAGGCGCCTCGTTTCCGAGAGGCGCATCAACTATTACTCGAACTGACAACAAACAAACCTTAAAACCATGAAAACAGGTTTTGATATGGACTAATCAGGCTCAAGGAGGAGCCGACCATGAGAACGAGTTTGATTTCATCAGCAGTGATCTGCGTGTCATTGATCGTGGTTACGATCAGCATTGGGCAATACAGTCCGTCGATTCCCTCGGACCGAGGTGGAGTTCCGGACTGGAAAAATGACTCGGAATTCAAACATGATGTCTTCACATTTGTCCGAATCAGATACAACTCACATCAAGGCTGGCGACGCTGGGCCACCGATTACCCCGATAGTGATCTCAATTTCTCTTATCGTTTGCAGCAACTCACTTCCATGAAAGTCGATCCGCAAGGACGCATTCTGGAACTGAGCGATGAAGAACTATTTGATTACCCTTTCATCTATATGATTGAGCCCGGCTCTCTGGAATTCACGGAAGAAGAAGTGACCGCCCTCAGACGCTATTTAACCAACGGCGGATTCATGATGGTCGACGACTTCTGGGGTGAAGCGGAATGGGATAACTTCGCTTTGGAAATGAAACGTGTTTTTCCAGAACGAGAACTGGTAGATATTCCGCTGGAGCATCCGATTTTTCACTGCGTCTATGATCTTAAAGAAAAGCCACAAGTTCCCAGTATTGGTGTCGCACAGTGGGGACGTTCCGAGGGAATCACCTGGGAACGGGAAGACGCAAAAGAAGTTCATTATCGCGGCTTATTCGACGACCAAGGTCGTCTGATGACCGTTGTTTGTCACAATACTGACCTGGGTGATGGCTGGGAAAGAGAAGGGGAGGACAAATGGTATTTTCAAGAGTTTTCGGAAAAGAAAGCCTACCCCCTGGGAATTAATATCGTCTTTTATGCAATGACACATTGAATGCAGCGCACGTCATTTTATCGTTTTTTCAGGAGCTGAATCGTGAACTTGAAACTTGTCACCCCTGAGGGCCGCAGTGAAGAAGAACGCATTTTCGAAATGCTGCAGAATAGTCGTCAACAGATAGACTCCGAAATTTCCAAAGCGGTCATCGGACAAAAAGAAATCATTGATCAACTTCTAATTGCATTATTTGCAGGAGGGCACTGTCTTATTACAGGAGCCCCCGGACTCGCCAAAACATTACTGGTGAATTCACTGGCCCAGGTATTCAAATTGAAATCACAACGCATTCAGTTCACACCAGACCTGATGCCTGCAGACATCACGGGCACAGAAATTTTAGCTGCAGATTCTCAAGACGAACAAGGATTGAAATTCGTCAAAGGACCTGTCTTTACCAATATCCTTTTAGCCGATGAAATCAACCGGACACCTCCTAAAACTCAAGCAGCTTTATTAGAAGCGATGCAGGAAAAACAAGTTACGGTTACCGGCGTCAAATACGAACTGGACAAACCCTTTTTTGTACTGGCGACTCAAAACCCAATCGAAATGGAGGGCACCTACCCGCTCCCCGAAGCGCAGCTGGACCGTTTCATGTTTAATCTGGTCATCGACTATCTTTCGGAGGATGACGAAGTCGCCGTGGTCACTCAAACCACGGCCCGCGATTCTGAACCGATTGTCCCTCTCTTCACGGGCCATGACATTCAACAGTTTCATCAATTTGTCCGCGACGTTCCGGTTGCTGAAGAGATTGTGCGTTATGCAGTTCAACTCTGCGCCGCTTCTCGTCCTCATCAGCCGGGCACTCCTGACTTTGTGAATGAATGGGTCAACTGGGGTGCTGGACTGCGAGCTGCACAAAGCTTGATTCTCGGAGCCAAAGCACGCGCGGTTCTGTGGGGGCGAGTGCACGTCACAATGGAAGACATTCAGGCATTATTGGCGCCTGTCCTCAGACACCGCATCCTGATCAATTATCGTGCTGAAGCGGAAGGCATTACCGTCGAACAGATTGTCCAGCAATTGATTGAATCTACGAAAAGGCCCGTTGCAGCATGAGTTCATTTTCAATGAAACAAAATTCCCCTCACAAAACGAAACAGAATCAGCGATTCGCATCCCAGCGCATTGACCCAGCCTGTTTAATGCGCATCAAATCTTTGGAACTAAGGGCCAAATCGGTTGTGGAAGGATCCTGGAATGGTTTACATCGCAGTCCTTACCACGGGTTTTCGGTAGAATTCACTGAATACCGAGAGTACTCACCTGGTGATGATCCCCGCCACATCGACTGGAAACTGGCAGCCCGATCGAATCAGCACTTTATCAAACGCTACGAAGAAGAAACGAATCTCTGCTGTCATATGCTGCTCGATTTAAGTTCGTCCATGCAATTCCACAGCCTGGGTTATTCCAAAGCAGATTATGCCAAAACCCTGGTCGCGACGTTTGCCTATTTTCTTTCAACTCAACGTGATGCGAGTGGTCTGATTATCTTTGATGAACAGGTCGAATCAGTTGTGCCTGCGCGTTTTACCCGCGGTCAGCTTAGAAGAATCCTGATTGAACTGGAACGACCTCCACAGGGGTCCCATACCAATTTCATCTCTCCGTTAAAACATGCAGTAGAAACCATCAAGAAACGGGGGTTGGTCGTGTTAGTCTCCGACCTGCTTTCTCCCACTGAGGAGTTAAGTACACACCTGGGATATCTGCGTGCCAAAGGCCATGAGGTTGCTTTGTTTCAAATCCTTGACCCGGCTGAGCTTCATTTTGACTTCAGTGAAACCGCGATTTTTGAAGATCTGGAATCAGGAGACCATATGGCCCTGAATCCGAAAGCAGCTCAGGCCAATTATCAGCAGCAAATGGACCAACATTTGGAAGAAATTCAAACGATTTGTCGACAGCAAGGAGTGCATTACCACAAACTGACGACGGATACGCCGCTGGAGTCGGGCTTATCCAGTTTTCTAACCGATCGCGCCGCATGGAAGTAATTTAATAATAGAGGAAGTACCGTTGAGTTTTTTGACCCCACTCTATTTATTTGGAATCATAGCCGTCGGCTTACCGATCTTACTGCATCTGGTCAGACATCAACCTAAAAATGTCTTTCAATTCAGTACGCTCCGCTTCCTGGAACACAAGCCCCCTCAGACGAACCGCAAAAACAAAATTGAACACTGGTTACTATTACTACTTCGGGCTGTCGCCGTGATGTTACTGGTCGCCGCTTTTGCACGTCCCTTTTTCAAAAGCAAGGATCTTGAACTGGCTAAGAATTCCACAACTCAGCAAACCATTTTGTTGATCGACACGAGTTCCAGCATGCGGCGGGAAACACTTTGGAACGCAGCTCTAGAAAAAGCCAAAAACATCATTCAACAAGCGAGGAAGAATCAAATCGCAATTTACACCTTTGATTCGAAGCTGACTCCTGTTAAAGGTCTTAATGAAACAAAACAGCTAAAAACTCATCAGTCCCATAAATTCGATCAGGAACGACTCACAAAGTTAACCCCTGGATGGAATTCTACAAATCTTGGTAAGGCTTTGACTGAAATTGCTGCGCTGTTACAGCAGCAGGCCGCTTCCGATCCAGCAAAAACTCCTCTGCAAAACAGCACGATTGAACTGATCACTGATTTTCAGGCAGGTTCTCAACTTAATGCACTTAATAATTTCTCATGGCCAGAGGAACTCAAAGTTCGTTTACATCAACTGCCAGTCAAAAAAACAAGTAATGCCGGTTTACAATTGCTGGCATTGAATGAGTCATCCGAGGCGACTGTGCGCATCGTTAATGCCGCCGATTCCAAACAGGAGCAATTTACACTCACCTGCCAGGGGAAAGAGAGTACATCGAAACAAGTTTATGTTCCCCGGGGTCAATCGCGCGTGGTCCAAATACCGACACAAGAAGATATGCAGCATGTCAAACAAATCGTTCTCAGTGGCGATGCGCATGATTTTGACAATACGCTTTATCTTCAGCCAATTACAAAAACAAAATTAAATATCGTGCATTACGCCACACCCGAAACCAGCGCCACTCAATCTCCTGACTTTTTTGCCAAACGGGCATTTCCTTCCACCAAATCGCGAGAAGTTCATTATCTGACAGTCGGCCCTGATTCACCCAAAATTTTGATTGCTTCGACCAAGATTCATCTGATGATACTCAGCCGCCCACTATCACAGTCTGAAACCAGTCTGGTGAAACAATATCTGCAACAAGGTGGAATCGTGCTCTGTTCTTTACATAATGAGAGAGCCAGTCAAACCTTAAAATCATTACTCCCTTTCCCACAAAAAATAGCCAGAAAATTGACCGTTGCTCCCGCTGAAGTAAATGGCTACGCACTACTCACGAACATCAACTTTGATCATCCGACCTTTCAAATGTTTCAGGCTCCTGAATTCTCAGACTTTACAAAACTGAAGTTCTGGAAGTATCAACGACTGAGCTTGCCAGACAGCGTCCCACATCAGGTTCTCGCGCGCTTCGATCATGTGCATCCTGCGATTCTGAATATTCCAAGTGGAGAAGGGCAGTTGATCGTCATGACATTTGGTTGGACTCCCCAGGAAAGTCAGTTCGCACTTTCTACCAAATTTGTACCGATGATGAACGTGATTCTGGCTCAAAATGCAAGGTTGATCGAAGTTCCTTCACAATTCACAGTCGACGAAAAAATCAAATTGCCGAACATCAAACAACTCACAAAAATCGCTAACCTCAACTCATCCCCCATTAAGTTAGCTATCGGCAAAGCCGACCTTGAAGAAAACATTCAACCGGGTCTCTATGAGGTTATGGTCGAAGAAGAAAACATGCCAGCACAAACGTTTGCAGTCAATCTGGCAATTGACGAAAGCAAAACCGCCCCACTAGCAGTGGAAAAGCTGGAAGCATTGGGAGTCAAGCTCCTTAAACCTGGTGAAACCACCGAAGCAGAGTCAAAGTCTTTCGATGTTCGACGTCAGGTACTCATTCAAGAACTGGAACAAAAACAAAAAATCTGGCGTTGGCTGATCATTGTCGCTCTCGCAATGCTTTGTCTGGAAACCCTGCTGGCGAAATGGATCGCCAGTCCTACTTCAGCGACACGAAAGGCGTAAATATGGGCCTTCCCGATCTCATACAACAACTTAATCAAGTCGTGTTTCGTTATGAGGCCAGTCGAAAATTGAAACGACTGACACTGATTTGGCTGGCTGCCGGCGGCCTGACGATACTCGCATGTCTTTTTCTCAAACCGATTTCCTCGCAGCAAGATCAACTCTTTTTATTGGCTGTACTGCTTGGGATTCCGTTTTTAGCTGCGATAGGAACACTTTTCTCTCGGGTTCACAAACTCCTTTCGCCCGCCAACAGACATAAAGTTGCAACATTAATAGAACGAACTTATCCGGATTTGGATACCAGTCTGCTGGCTACGTTGGAATTGGAAAACGCAACGAATGAAATTCATCCAACATTTCTACAAAACCGCCTGGTTCAACAAGTCATTGAACACGGAACACAACACGATTGGAGGCAAACCATCTCCAACCGCAAGTTATTTCTGCAAAGTACCGCTCATGTAGTCTGTTTCACAGCCTGGTTTGTTGGTTGTCTCAGTTGCTGGTCCTACCTGAAAGCAGCACCACTACCAAAAGAAATCCCACTCGCTACTACCTCAGATAGCAAACAGTATCTGGTCGAAATCAAACCGGGAACGATAGAGCTTGAAAAAAATCATCCTTTGTTGATCACCGCCCGTTTTACAGGAGAAACTCCTGAAACAGCAACCTTGCGAATTACCTCAGCTTCCGATGAACCCCAAACCATCCCATTAGACAAGCATCTGGACGATCCTATATTTGCGGTCCGATTACCTAAGATTGCCCATGATCTTTCCTATATCGTCCAGGCAGATTCCTGGGAATCAGAAACCTATCAGGTCAAAGTCTTTGTTCTGCCTGAACTGCTTCAACTGGATACGGTGATTAACGCTCCTGACTATACAGGACGACCCACGCAAAAAATGGAAGACGCGTTACAAATGAGTGCGATCGTCGGTTCGTCAATTGAGTTACAGGCTCGTTTTAACAAACCAGTGCAAACCGCGTTACTCGAATCAGAAAATCAGCAACCGCTTCCGCTGAAAGTCAGCTCAGATGGCATGTCAGCCCGAATCAGAATCATCGCAGAGAATAACCAGTCCTGGAATCTGCGTTTGATCGATTCTCATTCACGCGAAAATCGAACGCCGCCTTATATTGATCTGGTGGTCGTTCCCAACCTGCCTCCCGAAATCAAGGTCACATTCCCAGCCCGTGATACGCGTGTCTCTCCACTGGAAGAAGCGTTAGTGCAAGGTAGTGTCAGTGATGATTTTGGTCTGCAACAAGTGGGTCTCGTCTATACAATTCCCGGACAAACAGCGCAGACTCTCTCGCTACGTGAAACAACAAAGCCTGTTTTAGAATTTGTCGCAGAACATCTGCTCTCTCTGGAACGCCTCCAGGTCCAGCCGGACACTTTAATTTCGTATTACCTCTTTGCAGAAGATATTGCCCCTGATGGCAACACGCGCAAAGTACTCAGTGATATGTACTTCATGGAAGTTCGCCACTTTGAGGAAATCTTCAGAGAAGGGCGGTCTGCGAGTAGCTCATCACAATCAAAAAAGTCTGGAGGGAATGCAAAGCAGGTAGAAAAACTGGCGGAACAACAAAAACAAATCATCAATGCGACCTGGAAAATTATTCGACGGGAAATCAAATCCACAGTCTCTGATCAATTCAACAAAGATGTATCAACGGTTCATGAAGCTCAACAGGCATTAGTTACCAGTGTTTTAAAACTGGCTTCAAAGGTCAAATCGCACAAGTCAAAAGTAATCATCGATTCTGTCGTCCATAAAATGCAGGAAACCGTCTCGATTCTCGATTCAGTCAATCAATCTCGCAATGTTGAACAACTCACGGCTGCCCTCAATACAGAACAGTCAAGTTACCAATTATTGTTGAAACTGAGAGCAAGAGAACATCGTGTCTCAAAAAACAAGAATGGTGGAGGCAGTAAAGGAGGAGGCAGCAGTCGCTCTCAACAGCAAATGCAACAACTTGAGTTGACCAACAAGAAACAACGTTACGAAACAGAAAATCAGGCGTCTCAAGCTCAAGCAGCACAACCTGATCGCGAAGCATTACAAATTCTCAATCGACTCAGAGAACTGGCACAACGTCAAAAAGACCTGAATGAACAATTGAAAGCGTTATCTGATAAAAAGCGGCTCGCAAAAAATGACCAGGAACGAGAAGAAATCGAACGGCAACTCAAGCGGCTTAGAGAACGTCAACGGGAATTGCTCCGTAATACCGACGAAGTGGCCCAAAAAATGGATCAGTCGAAAAAAGCCTCTTCCGCAAAATCGAGACGCGAACTTGAACAAACGCGTTCTCACTTACAGCAAAGCTCAGAAGCACTCAAAAAAGGACAGGTCTCCCGCGCACTCAATTCAGGCACCAGAGCACAACAGCGATTGGATCAACTCAAAAATGAATTCCGCAAAAAAACAGCCAACCAATTTGCAGATGCAATGCGTTCCCTGAATAAGCAGGCAGAACAGCTTAATCAGAAGCAAAAAGAAATCAGCCAGGCACTCAACAAACAACAGCAATCAACGCAACCTGAAAAAAAACGTTCATTGCGCAAAAATAAAGGGCAGCAAGCAATGGCCGACAAATTACACGAACAGGAATCCGACCTGAAAAATCTTGTCGAGCAAATGAAGAAAATCGTTCAGGAATCAGAAAAATCAGAGCCTTTACTTTCGAAACATCTTTATGATGCGATTCGGAAAACCAGACCTTATCGTCCTGCAGATTCCTTAAAAAATGCAGCCAACTTTCTGAAAGAGGGTGCCTCTGAACGTGCACAGCAGGCGGAACAACGTGCCGCAGAGGGAATTGAGGCAATGAAACAGGGAATCGAAGTTGCTGTTGAAAGCGTTTTAGGAAATGACCTGGAATCTCTTAAACGGGCGCGAGAGGCAATAAAAGCACTCTCATCAGAAATGAAGAACGAACAAAAGCTGGCTGGTAACCCGAATTCACAAAAGCAGCGCACCGCTTCTTCACCAAAAGCCACACCCTCCGGTAGCCCAAAAACTCGTACAGATAAGCAATCAACTTCCTCAAAGCCGGGACAGCAAAAGCAGGCTGGCTCGCCTTCCGGTCAGGGTAAATCTCCTGTGCAACTCGCTTCTGCACAAAAGGGAAAAGGGCAGGGTTCTGGACCAAAACCGGGAGTTTCACAATCATCAACATCAAAGACAGGTCCGAAAACACTGAAAAGCGCTAAGGGAAAATCCAAAAGTGGCTCGGGTGGCAGTCAGGGAGGTCCTGGAGGTCAAACAACCGGGCCAATTACAGGTAATCAATTTCGAAAGTGGTCTGACCGTATGCGGGATGTGGAGGAAATGGTAGGCGATCCCGATCTCCGCAGTAAAGTGGCTCAGATTCGAGAACGTGCACAAAGTATGCGTGCGGAATTTAAACGACACTCTAAAGTACCGAAGGGAGACCTGGTTAATGCGCAAATCCTGGAACCGCTGGCTGAACTTCAAAAAATATTGTCCAACGAAATCATTAAACGAGGCGCGCAAACAACGTTGGCACCAATCGACGGTGACCCGGTACCGGAAAAATACTCCGATCTGGTCCGTCGCTATTATGAAGAATTAGGGAGTGGAAAATGAATTGTTTGGCCCAATTACAATTCGCTGCACCTCATTGGACTACAATTGCAGTCGTCACGATTATCGCTGGACTGATTCTCGTGATTTTTGCGTATCGATCTCTCACGTTAAAACGCTCTCTGGCGAGTGCTGCGATATGCTTGAAAGTCTTCGGTATCGTAATTCTTTCAATTGCCTTGACCGAACCACTCTGGAGTGGCACACATGTCCAACCCGGTACCAATTTGTTTGCCGTAGTAGTCGACAATAGTCAAAGTCTGCAAATCAAAGATCCGAAAACGAAGCAGCCACGCCTGGAGCAAGTCAAACAATTACTCACTTCATCACAGCCGGCAGAAAAGAATAATCTCCCAGAATGGCTCATCAATCTAGAACAGAATTTTTCCGTTCGAAAATATTCAGTCAATGCACATACAAAAGCGATACCAGAACTGCAACACCTTCAATTTGATGGTTCAAAAACAAATCTTGTTTCAGGACTCAACGAATTAAATCAACGTTATACCAAGTTACCGTTAGCGGGTATCCTGTTGATGACCGATGGAATTTCCGCCGAGGAAATCAGTCGTCTGGAAACGTCCGCCCCCATTT
The Gimesia aquarii DNA segment above includes these coding regions:
- a CDS encoding DUF4159 domain-containing protein — protein: MRTSLISSAVICVSLIVVTISIGQYSPSIPSDRGGVPDWKNDSEFKHDVFTFVRIRYNSHQGWRRWATDYPDSDLNFSYRLQQLTSMKVDPQGRILELSDEELFDYPFIYMIEPGSLEFTEEEVTALRRYLTNGGFMMVDDFWGEAEWDNFALEMKRVFPERELVDIPLEHPIFHCVYDLKEKPQVPSIGVAQWGRSEGITWEREDAKEVHYRGLFDDQGRLMTVVCHNTDLGDGWEREGEDKWYFQEFSEKKAYPLGINIVFYAMTH
- a CDS encoding AAA family ATPase, translating into MNLKLVTPEGRSEEERIFEMLQNSRQQIDSEISKAVIGQKEIIDQLLIALFAGGHCLITGAPGLAKTLLVNSLAQVFKLKSQRIQFTPDLMPADITGTEILAADSQDEQGLKFVKGPVFTNILLADEINRTPPKTQAALLEAMQEKQVTVTGVKYELDKPFFVLATQNPIEMEGTYPLPEAQLDRFMFNLVIDYLSEDDEVAVVTQTTARDSEPIVPLFTGHDIQQFHQFVRDVPVAEEIVRYAVQLCAASRPHQPGTPDFVNEWVNWGAGLRAAQSLILGAKARAVLWGRVHVTMEDIQALLAPVLRHRILINYRAEAEGITVEQIVQQLIESTKRPVAA
- a CDS encoding DUF1559 domain-containing protein codes for the protein MKRCTGTSKRGFTLIELLVVIAIIAILIALLLPAVQQAREAARRSTCKNNLKQIGLAIHNYAETHRVFPLGYVRNASATEDFSWAWSTFLLPFMDQASLYNAISPNGQAQLPLATDTLGGVVNALQTSIPVYRCPSSVAPAINTERTDNVPAGYGTTNYPGVSGHTSSIAPNTTYTNKGTFYQRSALRFRDFTDGASNTMLVGERAFRNSAPATQQPAAAIWAGGRYNRIGPSGIISPLSDLKEDATGDVSDSTRINQQNAAAHRGFGSQHVGGCHFLLGDGTVRFISENIDASDFDTAVGAISLGTYQRLAIVNDGQTLGEF
- a CDS encoding DUF58 domain-containing protein, which translates into the protein MKQNSPHKTKQNQRFASQRIDPACLMRIKSLELRAKSVVEGSWNGLHRSPYHGFSVEFTEYREYSPGDDPRHIDWKLAARSNQHFIKRYEEETNLCCHMLLDLSSSMQFHSLGYSKADYAKTLVATFAYFLSTQRDASGLIIFDEQVESVVPARFTRGQLRRILIELERPPQGSHTNFISPLKHAVETIKKRGLVVLVSDLLSPTEELSTHLGYLRAKGHEVALFQILDPAELHFDFSETAIFEDLESGDHMALNPKAAQANYQQQMDQHLEEIQTICRQQGVHYHKLTTDTPLESGLSSFLTDRAAWK
- a CDS encoding peptidase MA family metallohydrolase — protein: MQRVQSLRFWIDYTIPLLHQLSTYKLRSLCQLLLSLCLIVTYTTIPESSYASEIESCEQLLLSGQYEKCIATAETAINQKTYGSEWPALKAQAELAVGQYVEARQTIGAGLKRYSWSLPLRLLAYKIYLLNNQRDEAFVFLNSIHELANRSAWRYTDADSLVALGQASLLKHFDPGEVLESFYDRAIKEYPTHRNAYLAIGSLALAKNDFVLAQETFQTALKHIPNDADLLFGLAMSMQRSNPERSQKLLIQVLNSNPKHIPTQLHQVSQLIHSEQYDDAKKQLDQILLINRHLAEAWSYLAVIAHLENQPDAETAYYWQALSHHDQNPEVDYLIGKKLSEHYRFQEGAAYQQQALEKDSNFLPARIQLAQDELRLGREVSGWEHALQAHHQDGYDTTTFNLLELKDQLAKFKTLEDDYFVIRMESKEADVYGQEVIKLLHEAREVLCQKYDFKLKDKITVEIFPDPDDFAVRTFGMPAVSGYLGVCFGKVITANSPASQSENPTNWQSVLWHEFCHVVTLELTKNKMPRWISEGISVYEERQKNPRWGETMIPEYREMILKGEATPISELSSAFLNPKSGMHIQFAYYQSSIVVEYLIEQFGFEALKQILNDLRVGIPINVAIERRTKTLGELEQEFAIYINEKARNFGPSIDWSEQNLTALMSDDTQRFEEWIREHPHHFKGLMAYAQVLEEENRLKELEVVLKKLIQLYPHYTGSDNASEKLANLFRQQKRFDQEQKILEQYAEIDPNALNVFHRLTELYQKSQNWPAVYKTAQQAHAINPLYQETQQALAKACIELKRQQEAINAYRAILVLNPHNKAEAHYQLARLLKQNDFQLAKRHTLIALEEAPRFREAHQLLLELTTNKP